A single window of Streptomyces aquilus DNA harbors:
- a CDS encoding universal stress protein, with protein sequence MPRPVVVGLDGSRESLAAADWAAREALRRGLPLRLVHAWEGGTSAGEPGLPELAAPRYWSQRILRGGLDRLGESYPQVQLSADQVPNSAPEALVAVADEAELLVLGSRAFSGFGGFMAGSVALATVARATRPVVLVRAHQRPESEHLPDAEGRPSVGTPYREVVVGVDPAHRCEELLAFAFESAMLRAAPLRAVYTWQLPFLPAAAEAKARKAVGGAAEHALRTVLERWREKFPTVEVHALALEGRPAVQLTQAAGDAGLLVVGRKARSARIGTHTGPVAHAVMHHVRCPVAVVPHT encoded by the coding sequence GTGCCTCGCCCCGTTGTCGTAGGACTGGACGGATCGCGCGAGAGTCTCGCCGCCGCCGACTGGGCGGCCCGGGAAGCACTGCGGCGCGGCCTGCCGTTGCGCCTGGTGCACGCGTGGGAGGGCGGGACGTCGGCCGGCGAGCCGGGGTTGCCCGAACTGGCGGCGCCCCGCTACTGGTCGCAGCGGATTCTCCGCGGTGGCCTGGACCGGCTCGGTGAGAGCTACCCGCAGGTGCAGCTCAGCGCCGATCAGGTGCCCAACTCGGCGCCCGAGGCCTTGGTGGCCGTGGCCGACGAGGCGGAGCTGCTGGTGCTGGGCAGCCGCGCGTTCAGCGGCTTCGGCGGTTTCATGGCCGGTTCGGTGGCACTGGCGACGGTGGCCCGGGCGACCCGGCCGGTGGTGCTCGTACGAGCCCATCAGCGCCCCGAGTCCGAGCACCTGCCGGACGCCGAGGGCCGGCCCTCGGTCGGCACGCCGTACCGCGAGGTGGTGGTCGGCGTCGATCCCGCGCACCGTTGTGAGGAGTTGCTCGCCTTCGCCTTCGAGAGCGCGATGCTGCGTGCCGCTCCGCTGCGGGCGGTGTACACCTGGCAGCTTCCGTTCCTGCCCGCCGCGGCCGAGGCCAAGGCCCGCAAGGCCGTGGGCGGAGCCGCGGAGCACGCTCTGCGGACGGTGCTGGAGCGGTGGCGGGAGAAGTTCCCCACCGTGGAGGTGCACGCGCTGGCGCTGGAAGGCCGTCCAGCCGTGCAGCTGACGCAGGCCGCCGGGGACGCCGGTCTGCTGGTCGTCGGCCGCAAGGCCCGGTCGGCCCGCATCGGTACGCACACCGGGCCCGTGGCGCACGCGGTCATGCACCACGTCCGCTGCCCGGTCGCTGTCGTGCCCCACACGTGA
- a CDS encoding CBS domain-containing protein, with translation MHSTPSLVSDVMTRTVVALGSTVTFKDIVKAMRLRQISALPVVDDGHRVVGVVSEADLLPKEEFRAHDPDADVRRRRPEALARAQARTASELMTAPAITVGADASLARAARIMARHQVKHLPVVDDAGVLTGIVSRTDLLKVFLRTDADLAEEVRREVVEPLFPDPLEPVRVDVRDGVVTLTGRVWDTGLVPIAVRLTRAVEGVVDVDSALMGPPRRPVLDPDLAEET, from the coding sequence ATGCACAGCACCCCCAGCCTCGTGAGCGACGTGATGACCCGCACCGTCGTCGCCCTCGGGAGCACCGTGACGTTCAAGGACATCGTGAAGGCCATGCGGCTCCGGCAGATCAGCGCGCTGCCCGTGGTCGACGACGGGCACCGGGTCGTGGGTGTGGTGTCCGAGGCCGACCTGCTGCCCAAGGAGGAGTTCCGTGCGCACGACCCCGACGCGGACGTCCGCCGGCGCCGTCCCGAAGCCCTCGCACGGGCCCAGGCGCGCACCGCGAGCGAGCTCATGACGGCACCCGCCATCACCGTCGGCGCGGACGCGAGCCTCGCCCGGGCCGCCCGGATCATGGCACGGCACCAGGTCAAGCATCTGCCGGTCGTCGACGACGCCGGTGTCCTGACGGGCATCGTCAGCCGCACCGACCTGCTCAAGGTCTTTCTGCGCACGGACGCCGACCTCGCGGAGGAAGTGCGCCGCGAGGTCGTCGAGCCGCTCTTCCCCGACCCGCTGGAACCGGTCAGGGTGGACGTGCGCGACGGCGTCGTCACCCTGACCGGCCGCGTCTGGGACACCGGGCTCGTCCCCATCGCCGTACGGCTCACGCGGGCCGTGGAGGGCGTGGTGGACGTGGACAGTGCGCTCATGGGCCCGCCGCGGCGGCCGGTCCTCGACCCGGATCTCGCGGAGGAGACCTGA
- a CDS encoding MBL fold metallo-hydrolase RNA specificity domain-containing protein produces the protein MITVVPGPEETTPTRSRPALLTFLGGVGTVTGSKFLVESDHARVLVDCGLFQGVADLRRRNWRELPCDGADIESVVVTHAHLDHCGYLPRLVRHGFRGRIVTTEFTARLMEIVLRDSAKLQLEAAHHANEHGWSKHHPAQPLYDDSDVDRTLKLIDPVPVHTPVDIAPGTRLTLHPAGHILGSAWAHLTLEDGHTLAVSGDLGRPGHPLLLPPEPFSGADVLLMESTYGNRWHEEEAGRTRFAEVLGRTLARGGTVVIPAFALDRTEVLLHELAELRRAGALPTAVPVYVDSPMALAALDVYRDAVLAKAPELRPEVILAGTSALGPEPFRPVRSLQESVELSRTGGPAVIVSASGMATGGRVLHHLRRLLPDPRNAVVVVGFAAQGTRARDLVEGAQVLKMFGEYVPVRAQVANLPHFSAHADAGQIVDWLRDAPAPHATYLVHGEPDAATALRDRIDRMLGWTAVVPRSGERVLVR, from the coding sequence ATGATCACAGTGGTGCCAGGACCGGAGGAGACCACCCCGACGCGCTCGCGGCCGGCGCTGCTGACGTTCCTGGGCGGAGTGGGCACGGTCACCGGCAGCAAGTTCCTCGTCGAGAGCGACCACGCCCGGGTCCTCGTCGACTGCGGCCTCTTCCAGGGCGTGGCCGACCTGCGCCGGCGCAACTGGCGCGAGCTGCCCTGCGACGGGGCCGACATCGAGTCGGTGGTCGTCACGCACGCCCACCTGGACCACTGCGGCTACCTGCCGCGGCTGGTCCGGCACGGCTTCCGCGGCCGGATCGTGACGACGGAGTTCACCGCACGCCTGATGGAGATCGTGCTGCGCGACAGCGCCAAGCTCCAGCTGGAGGCCGCGCACCACGCCAACGAGCACGGCTGGTCCAAGCACCACCCCGCCCAGCCCCTGTACGACGACTCGGACGTGGACCGCACCCTGAAGCTGATCGACCCCGTCCCCGTGCACACCCCGGTCGACATCGCCCCCGGCACCCGGCTGACCCTGCACCCCGCCGGGCACATCCTCGGCTCGGCCTGGGCCCACCTCACCCTGGAGGACGGGCACACCCTCGCCGTCAGCGGCGACCTCGGCCGTCCCGGCCATCCGCTGCTGCTGCCGCCGGAGCCGTTCTCCGGGGCGGACGTCCTGCTCATGGAGTCCACCTACGGCAACCGGTGGCACGAGGAGGAGGCGGGCCGGACGCGCTTCGCCGAGGTGCTGGGCCGCACCCTCGCCCGCGGCGGAACCGTCGTCATCCCGGCGTTCGCCCTGGACCGCACCGAGGTGCTCCTGCACGAGCTCGCCGAGCTGCGACGCGCCGGGGCGCTCCCGACCGCCGTACCGGTCTACGTCGACAGCCCGATGGCCCTGGCCGCCCTCGACGTCTACCGGGACGCCGTCCTCGCCAAGGCGCCCGAACTCCGCCCCGAGGTGATCCTGGCGGGCACGTCGGCGCTCGGCCCGGAGCCGTTCCGCCCGGTCCGCTCCCTCCAGGAGTCCGTCGAGCTCAGCCGCACGGGCGGACCGGCCGTCATCGTCTCCGCGTCCGGCATGGCCACCGGCGGGCGGGTCCTGCACCATCTGCGGCGGCTGCTGCCCGACCCGCGCAACGCGGTCGTCGTGGTCGGCTTCGCCGCGCAGGGCACGCGGGCCCGGGACCTCGTCGAGGGCGCTCAGGTGCTGAAGATGTTCGGGGAGTACGTTCCGGTGCGGGCCCAGGTCGCGAACCTGCCGCATTTCTCGGCCCACGCCGATGCCGGGCAGATCGTCGACTGGCTGCGGGACGCTCCCGCCCCGCACGCCACCTACCTGGTGCACGGGGAGCCGGACGCGGCCACCGCCCTGCGGGACCGGATCGACCGGATGCTGGGCTGGACGGCGGTCGTACCGCGGTCGGGGGAGCGGGTGCTCGTCCGCTGA
- a CDS encoding 2-oxoacid:acceptor oxidoreductase family protein: MFQVRIHGRGGQGAVTAAELLSVAAFVEGRHAQAFPSFGSERTGAPVMAFCRIDDRPIRVREPVTRPDALVIQDATLLHQVNVFEGLRPGGPVLVNSPRGAEDLGLETLTGPVLTVPATALALRHVGRPVPSAVLLGGLAALTGCVRVESLEAAIRGRFPGVLGTNNAAAAREAYDYVEVLCKERAHAEAD; the protein is encoded by the coding sequence GTGTTCCAGGTACGTATCCACGGCCGGGGCGGCCAGGGGGCCGTCACGGCGGCGGAGTTGCTGTCGGTCGCGGCGTTCGTCGAGGGCCGCCACGCGCAGGCGTTCCCGAGTTTCGGATCGGAGCGGACGGGGGCGCCGGTCATGGCGTTCTGCCGGATCGACGACCGGCCGATCCGGGTGCGTGAGCCGGTCACCCGTCCTGACGCCCTGGTGATCCAGGACGCGACACTGCTGCACCAGGTGAACGTCTTCGAGGGGCTGCGCCCTGGCGGCCCGGTCCTGGTCAACTCCCCGCGCGGGGCCGAGGATCTGGGCCTGGAGACCCTGACCGGCCCGGTCCTCACCGTCCCCGCCACCGCGCTCGCCCTGCGCCACGTGGGCCGCCCGGTGCCGAGCGCGGTCCTGCTCGGCGGCCTGGCCGCGCTGACGGGCTGTGTGCGCGTCGAGTCGCTGGAGGCCGCGATCCGCGGCCGGTTCCCCGGCGTGCTGGGCACGAACAACGCGGCGGCCGCCCGAGAGGCCTACGACTACGTCGAGGTGCTGTGCAAGGAGCGCGCTCATGCTGAAGCAGACTGA